One Phaseolus vulgaris cultivar G19833 chromosome 11, P. vulgaris v2.0, whole genome shotgun sequence genomic window carries:
- the LOC137832343 gene encoding G-type lectin S-receptor-like serine/threonine-protein kinase At4g27290 isoform X5: MEKLLHANKMALLPAMFLSLNLLFFLSQISHATDTISKSQPLLNGSTLVSKDGTFELGFFTPGSSTNSYVGIWFKNIPVRTVVWVANRDNPSKHKSNMLSLNKEGNLVLLSQNRSVVWSTNATTMVLNPVVQLLDNGNLVIRDEKDNSNSEDSFVWQSFDHPCDTLLQGMKLGWNLKTGLNRYLRAWKSWDDPSSGDFTSGVKLGVNPELVIWKGSVEYYRSGPWNGIFSSGVFGFSPNPLFDYKHVQNEDEVYVRYTLKNSSVISIIVLNQTLYLRQRITWIPHTRTWSVYQSLPQDSCDVYNVCGAYGSCVINASPVCACLEGFKPKSPQDWNQMDWTQGCVHSEPLSCGVKNRDGFRKIAGMKMPDTSHSWINQSMTLEDCRVKCLENCSCTAYANLDTSGGGSGCSIWFGDLVDLRVSESGQDLYVRMATSDTDAKNNKHSKKLVSLVSITVSLVLLVLLALSYIFMTRKKCKENGIWTKEKDDGGQENLELPFFDLATISNATNNFSIDNKLGEGGFGPVYKGTMLDGQEIAVKRLSRSSGQGSKEFKNEVILCAKLQHRNLVKVLGCCIEAEEKMLLYEYMPNRSLDSFIFDFGLAKMCGGDQVEGNTNRIVGTYGYMAPEYALDGLFSTKSDVFSFGVLLLETVTGKKNRAITCEENSDNLIGHAWRMWKKGIPEQVLDANIVDSSNISEVVRCIQIGLLCLQHHPEDRPNMTSVTVMLSSDSVLSLPKVPGFLIKNISIEAEQSCGRQESCSINDVTVSLLDAR, translated from the exons ATGGAGAAATTGCTGCATGCAAACAAAATGGCACTTCTTCCAGCTATGTTTCTTTCCCTAAACCTactattttttctctctcaaatttCCCATGCAACTGACACCATTTCTAAGTCCCAACCACTTCTTAATGGAAGCACCTTGGTCTCCAAAGATGGAACCTTCGAGTTGGGTTTCTTCACTCCCGGTAGTTCCACAAACAGCTACGTTGGAATCTGGTTCAAGAACATTCCAGTTAGAACCGTGGTTTGGGTTGCCAACCGTGACAACCCTTCAAAACATAAATCCAACATGTTGTCTCTAAACAAAGAGGGAAACCTCGTACTTCTCAGCCAAAACCGGTCTGTTGTTTGGTCGACAAATGCAACAACAATGGTTTTGAATCCCGTTGTGCAACTTTTAGACAATGGAAATTTAGTGATTAGAGATGAGAAGGATAACAGCAACAGTGAAGATAGTTTTGTGTGGCAGAGCTTTGACCATCCTTGTGATACACTCTTGCAAGGAATGAAGTTGGGGTGGAACCTTAAAACTGGTCTCAATAGGTATCTTAGAGCTTGGAAAAGTTGGGATGACCCTTCTTCCGGAGATTTTACTTCTGGTGTGAAGCTTGGGGTCAATCCTGAATTGGTAATATGGAAAGGCTCGGTTGAGTACTATCGTAGTGGTCCTTGGAATGGGATTTTTTCTAGTGGGGTATTTGGTTTCAGTCCAAATCCACTTTTTGATTATAAACATGTTCAGAATGAAGATGAAGTGTATGTTAGGTACACTCTGAAGAATAGCTCTGTGATTTCTATAATTGTTTTGAACCAAACCCTTTATCTTCGCCAACGCATTACATGGATTCCTCACACAAGAACTTGGAGTGTGTACCAATCCCTGCCACAGGACAGTTGTGATGTTTACAATGTTTGTGGTGCATATGGGAGTTGTGTGATTAACGCGTCCCCAGTGTGTGCATGCTTGGAGGGGTTCAAGCCAAAATCACCCCAAGATTGGAATCAAATGGATTGGACACAAGGGTGTGTGCATAGTGAACCATTGAGTTGTGGAGTCAAAAATAGAGATGGGTTTCGTAAAATTGCTGGGATGAAAATGCCGGATACCTCACATTCTTGGATAAATCAAAGTATGACACTTGAAGATTGCAGGGTCAAATGCTTGGAAAATTGTTCTTGCACTGCTTATGCGAACTTGGACACAAGTGGGGGAGGTAGTGGTTGCTCCATTTGGTTTGGTGATCTTGTTGATCTGAGAGTTTCAGAAAGTGGGCAAGATCTTTATGTTCGAATGGCAACTTCAGATACGG ATGCTAAAAATAATAAGCATTCAAAAAAGTTAGTCTCCTTGGTTTCAATCACAGTTTCTCTTGTCCTTCTGGTTCTATTGGCACTCTCCTACATTTTCATGACCAGAAAAAAGTGTAAAG AAAATGGAATATGGacaaaggagaaagatgatggaGGGCAAGAAAATTTGGAGCTTCCTTTCTTTGATCTTGCAACAATAAGTAATGCCACCAATAACTTCTCAATTGACAACAAGCTTGGTGAAGGTGGTTTTGGACCAGTATACAAG GGTACAATGCTAGATGGACAAGAGATTGCAGTTAAAAGGCTCTCAAGGAGTTCAGGACAAGGATCGAAAGAATTTAAGAATGAAGTTATATTGTGTGCCAAACTTCAACATCGGAATCTTGTCAAGGTTCTTGGTTGTTGCATTGAAGCAGAAGAAAAAATGTTACTCTATGAGTACATGCCAAATAGAAGTCTCGATTCATTTATTTTTG ATTTTGGTTTGGCTAAAATGTGTGGAGGTGATCAAGTTGAAGGAAATACAAACAGAATTGTTGGAACATA TGGTTATATGGCACCAGAATATGCTCTAGATGGATTATTTTCTACAAAATCAGATGTTTTTAGCTTCGGTGTATTGCTGTTAGAAACAGTTACAGGAAAGAAAAATAGAGCAATTACATGTGAAGAGAATAGTGATAATCTCATTGGACAT GCATGGAGAATGTGGAAAAAGGGCATTCCAGAACAAGTGCTTGATGCTAATATAGTGGACTCAAGCAATATATCAGaagttgttcgctgcattcaaATTGGTCTTTTATGTTTACAACATCATCCTGAAGATAGACCAAACATGACATCAGTGACTGTAATGTTGAGCAGTGACAGTGTTTTATCTTTACCTAAGGTACCTGGCTTCTTGATAAAGAATATTTCAATTGAAGCCGAGCAATCTTGTGGTAGACAAGAGTCTTGTTCAATCAATGATGTAACTGTGTCATTATTAGATGCTAGATAG